One window from the genome of Corynebacterium sp. SCR221107 encodes:
- a CDS encoding MFS transporter: protein MPHPSTAWLYLGSAALSMFGNAVAGIVWPWLVLERTGSPQAASVVAAAIAIPSLIFAYFGGNLIDSVGRKPMSVVSDIISGASIIALIIVDQTTTLNLTLFIVIGIIGAVGDIPGMSARAALIGDVAAASGKDLAFLSGINQGLSGFSFLLGPAVAGVLMSTLPIQQVLWITAACSLLAALLTFFLRLGVTSPAAADSNGAIPAPDAVPAASASTASEPDATDTYPGWQGWKLALSYPLVRLLALDSLLAMALVMPYLMVLLPARFQERNQPELLGLSMSAYAVGMMVASIVATKIARHERFAWTLGMVLYIIGFACMGFLDSAWLVIAGMAISGLGGGVLNPLQMVLITESVPEQIRGRTFSIFTAIGQVAGPIGLAATSLALGVTSIYVLAAVCAILWAIFACFLITWGIRLLSHRAEASQPAPPQARTTS from the coding sequence ATGCCCCATCCCTCTACCGCCTGGCTATATCTGGGCTCTGCGGCGTTGTCGATGTTCGGCAACGCCGTGGCCGGCATCGTATGGCCGTGGCTGGTTCTAGAGCGCACCGGCAGCCCGCAGGCCGCTAGCGTCGTCGCCGCGGCGATCGCCATCCCCTCGCTCATTTTCGCCTACTTCGGCGGCAACCTCATCGACTCTGTCGGGCGCAAGCCCATGTCCGTGGTCTCCGACATCATCTCTGGCGCCTCCATCATCGCTTTGATCATCGTCGACCAGACCACCACCTTAAACCTCACGCTGTTTATCGTCATCGGCATCATCGGCGCCGTCGGCGATATCCCCGGCATGTCCGCGCGGGCTGCGCTCATCGGCGACGTGGCCGCCGCCTCCGGTAAGGACCTGGCCTTCCTCTCCGGTATCAACCAGGGGCTTTCCGGCTTCAGCTTCCTGCTCGGTCCCGCCGTGGCGGGCGTGCTCATGTCGACCCTGCCCATCCAGCAGGTCTTGTGGATCACCGCCGCATGCTCGCTGCTCGCCGCACTGCTGACCTTCTTCCTGCGCCTGGGTGTCACCTCCCCCGCTGCTGCCGACAGCAACGGCGCGATTCCCGCACCGGATGCGGTCCCGGCGGCGTCGGCAAGCACCGCCAGCGAACCTGATGCAACCGACACCTACCCCGGTTGGCAGGGCTGGAAGCTGGCTTTGAGCTATCCTCTCGTGCGCCTGCTCGCGCTCGACTCCCTTTTGGCGATGGCACTGGTCATGCCGTATTTGATGGTGCTGTTGCCCGCCCGGTTCCAGGAGCGCAACCAGCCGGAACTGCTAGGGCTTTCCATGTCGGCCTATGCGGTGGGCATGATGGTCGCCAGCATCGTCGCCACCAAGATCGCTCGCCATGAAAGATTCGCGTGGACGCTGGGAATGGTGCTCTACATCATCGGCTTCGCCTGCATGGGCTTCCTCGACTCGGCGTGGCTAGTAATCGCGGGCATGGCGATTTCCGGCCTCGGCGGCGGCGTGCTCAACCCCTTGCAGATGGTGCTGATCACCGAGTCTGTCCCGGAACAGATCCGCGGGCGCACCTTTTCCATCTTCACCGCCATCGGCCAGGTCGCTGGCCCCATTGGTCTGGCCGCCACCTCGCTGGCATTGGGCGTGACCAGCATCTATGTGCTTGCCGCCGTCTGCGCCATCCTGTGGGCTATCTTTGCCTGCTTCCTTATTACCTGGGGCATACGGCTTCTTTCCCATCGCGCCGAGGCTTCCCAACCTGCCCCACCGCAAGCTAGAACCACCAGCTAG
- a CDS encoding iron chelate uptake ABC transporter family permease subunit, which produces MHGPRRYWILFSIITALGLLCAFGLLAYGNPLEVGTRGWWLIAQRRASAVTAMAVVAWCQAIATVAFQTVTNNRILTPSIMGFESLYRLIHTSTIFFLGTYGFFSADNLRMFVVQLVLMVGLSLVLYSWLLTSKNSNMHAMLLIGIVIGGGLGSLTTFMQRLLTPSEFDVLTARMFGSVNNADPSYYPLAIPLVLAAGMTVLALSRKLNVLSLGREAAANLGVNHKTYSVLILVMVSILIATSTALVGPMTFLGFLVATLAYQAAGTYDHRYIFPMALSLGFFVLTCAYFVMNHIFYAQGAVSIIIELVGGSVFLLVLLKKGRL; this is translated from the coding sequence ATGCACGGCCCGCGCCGATACTGGATCCTGTTTTCTATCATTACCGCGCTGGGCCTGCTGTGTGCCTTCGGGCTGCTGGCCTACGGCAACCCGCTCGAGGTGGGCACGCGCGGGTGGTGGCTGATCGCGCAGCGCCGCGCGAGCGCGGTGACCGCGATGGCGGTGGTCGCGTGGTGCCAGGCGATCGCGACGGTGGCGTTCCAAACGGTCACCAACAACAGGATTCTGACCCCGTCGATCATGGGATTTGAGTCGCTGTATCGCTTGATCCACACCTCCACCATCTTCTTCCTGGGTACCTACGGCTTCTTCAGCGCCGACAACCTGCGCATGTTCGTGGTGCAGCTTGTGCTTATGGTCGGGCTCTCGCTGGTGCTGTACTCCTGGCTGTTGACCTCGAAGAACTCCAACATGCACGCCATGCTGCTCATCGGCATTGTCATCGGTGGTGGGCTGGGGTCGCTGACCACCTTTATGCAGCGCCTTTTGACCCCAAGCGAGTTCGATGTGCTGACCGCACGTATGTTCGGTTCGGTCAATAACGCCGACCCGTCTTACTATCCGCTGGCCATCCCGCTCGTGCTGGCCGCGGGCATGACGGTGTTGGCGCTCTCGCGTAAGCTCAACGTCTTGTCCCTGGGCAGGGAAGCGGCCGCCAACCTGGGTGTGAACCACAAGACCTACTCGGTGCTCATCCTGGTGATGGTCTCCATCCTTATCGCCACCTCCACCGCATTGGTCGGTCCGATGACCTTCCTCGGGTTCCTCGTGGCAACCCTTGCCTATCAGGCGGCGGGCACCTATGACCACCGCTACATCTTCCCGATGGCGCTGTCGCTGGGGTTTTTCGTCCTCACCTGCGCTTACTTCGTGATGAACCACATCTTCTACGCCCAGGGTGCCGTGTCCATCATCATTGAGCTAGTGGGCGGTTCCGTATTCCTGCTCGTACTCCTTAAGAAGGGCCGACTGTGA
- a CDS encoding iron ABC transporter ATP-binding protein, translated as MIKLDRVTKTYTSDNQQVRIGPIDLELPAGGITALVGPNGAGKSTLLTMIGRLLGMDDGQIFVAGMDVAATKSQDLAKVLSILRQENHFVTRLTVRQLVGFGRFPYSKGRLTPEDEEIISRYIDFLNLRELEDRFLDQLSGGQRQRAYVAMVLCQETDYVLLDEPLNNLDIAHAVEMMKHIERAAREFGRTIIVVLHDINFAARYADAICAVKDGAIAAFGTPDELMRDDVLTEIFNTPIQVIDGPFGPLACY; from the coding sequence GTGATCAAGCTAGACCGGGTCACCAAGACCTACACCTCCGACAATCAACAGGTCCGCATCGGTCCGATCGACCTGGAACTTCCCGCCGGCGGCATCACCGCCCTCGTGGGCCCCAACGGCGCGGGCAAGTCCACGCTGTTGACCATGATCGGGCGACTGCTGGGCATGGATGATGGCCAGATCTTCGTCGCCGGAATGGATGTGGCAGCCACCAAGTCCCAAGACCTAGCCAAGGTGCTGTCTATCCTGCGGCAGGAAAACCACTTTGTCACCCGGCTCACGGTGCGTCAGCTCGTAGGCTTTGGCCGCTTCCCTTATTCCAAAGGACGGCTGACCCCCGAGGATGAGGAAATCATCTCCCGCTACATCGACTTCCTCAACCTTCGTGAGCTCGAGGATCGCTTCCTCGATCAGCTCTCCGGCGGGCAGCGCCAGCGCGCCTACGTGGCAATGGTGTTGTGTCAAGAAACCGACTACGTGTTGCTCGATGAGCCTTTGAATAATCTCGACATCGCCCACGCAGTGGAGATGATGAAGCACATCGAACGCGCCGCCCGCGAGTTCGGCCGCACCATCATCGTGGTGTTGCACGACATTAACTTTGCCGCTCGCTATGCGGATGCGATCTGCGCGGTCAAAGACGGCGCTATAGCAGCCTTCGGTACGCCAGACGAGCTCATGCGCGATGACGTGCTCACCGAGATCTTCAATACGCCGATCCAAGTCATCGACGGCCCCTTCGGCCCGCTTGCTTGCTACTAA
- a CDS encoding energy-coupling factor ABC transporter permease — MHIAEGFLPVSHAVAWTCVAAPFVIHGATQVHKQIKDKPESGLLLGAAGAFTFVLSALKIPSVTGSSSHPTGTGLGAVLFKPPVMAFLGTIVLLFQALLLAHGGITTLGANVFSMAIVGPWVGYGFWLLARRLGASLEVGVFFAAFAADLSTYVVTALQLALAHNNGEIGQAAMSFLALYAPTQLPLAVVEAIVTVLVMRSLRALAPAELTGLGVAKEKELVKA, encoded by the coding sequence ATGCATATCGCAGAGGGATTCCTTCCCGTTTCCCACGCCGTGGCGTGGACCTGTGTTGCCGCGCCTTTCGTCATCCACGGCGCGACCCAGGTACACAAACAGATCAAGGACAAACCGGAATCGGGACTGCTGTTAGGCGCCGCCGGTGCTTTTACCTTCGTGCTATCCGCCCTCAAGATCCCGTCTGTGACCGGGTCCTCCTCCCATCCCACAGGCACCGGGCTGGGAGCGGTGTTGTTCAAACCGCCGGTCATGGCCTTTTTGGGTACGATCGTCCTGCTATTCCAGGCGTTGTTGCTAGCCCACGGCGGCATCACCACACTCGGGGCCAATGTTTTCTCGATGGCGATCGTTGGCCCCTGGGTGGGCTACGGCTTCTGGCTGCTTGCCCGCAGACTGGGTGCGAGCCTAGAGGTAGGGGTGTTCTTCGCCGCCTTTGCCGCCGATCTTTCCACCTACGTGGTCACCGCCTTGCAGCTTGCGCTCGCGCACAACAACGGCGAGATTGGCCAGGCGGCGATGTCCTTCCTCGCGCTGTATGCGCCCACCCAGCTCCCGCTGGCGGTGGTCGAGGCGATCGTGACCGTCTTGGTCATGCGTTCGCTGCGCGCGCTGGCACCGGCCGAGCTCACCGGGCTGGGCGTGGCCAAGGAAAAAGAATTGGTCAAGGCCTAA
- the cbiQ gene encoding cobalt ECF transporter T component CbiQ, which yields MNPLERAAAASPWAHINVGEKLLLFIGLIFAVLLLPAAVGVPLVAAIVLALAARAKVPWRLYATLVAAPAVFIALGIIPLMVRLDTSGLHLVDNGVANALVLMTRSFVATAAMMVLALTTPIAELIAWFGRVGVPETLTYVVVVMYRMISTLIVTSRTMWEAQAMRLGHSSRRRWISSIASQAATLFVLSLERARRLGQGLELRADPTAMAVLAPTREVNPARLACIVCLLVALGAIGFVV from the coding sequence ATGAACCCGCTGGAACGGGCGGCTGCGGCCTCGCCGTGGGCACACATCAACGTAGGAGAGAAGCTGCTGCTTTTTATCGGGCTCATCTTCGCCGTGCTGCTCCTGCCCGCAGCCGTCGGGGTGCCGCTGGTCGCAGCGATCGTGCTGGCGCTGGCCGCACGAGCGAAGGTGCCCTGGCGCCTCTACGCCACGCTGGTCGCGGCGCCGGCGGTATTTATCGCCCTAGGCATCATTCCGCTGATGGTACGGCTTGATACGAGCGGACTGCATCTGGTCGATAATGGCGTCGCCAATGCGCTGGTACTCATGACGCGCAGCTTCGTGGCCACCGCGGCGATGATGGTGCTCGCGCTGACCACGCCGATCGCGGAGCTTATCGCCTGGTTCGGCCGAGTCGGGGTGCCGGAAACTTTGACCTATGTGGTGGTCGTGATGTATCGCATGATCTCCACGCTCATCGTCACCTCGCGGACGATGTGGGAGGCCCAGGCCATGCGGCTGGGACATTCGAGCAGGCGGCGCTGGATTTCCTCGATCGCCTCCCAAGCGGCCACGCTTTTCGTGCTCAGCCTCGAGCGCGCGCGCCGGCTTGGCCAGGGACTTGAGCTTCGTGCAGACCCCACGGCGATGGCCGTGCTCGCACCCACCCGCGAGGTGAACCCAGCGCGGTTGGCGTGCATCGTGTGCCTGCTTGTGGCACTTGGGGCCATCGGTTTCGTGGTCTAG
- a CDS encoding energy-coupling factor ABC transporter ATP-binding protein — protein MAPSPILAANGLKFSHDGQSVLRGVDVVIRPGEVTALLGRNGAGKSTLLRLLAASWKPHQGEVLLDGQQVLYDRTGRDRVRRRVQLVLQEPDDQIFATTVRADVSFGPVNQGLSTQEVEQRVAEALVATGISELAERVPHHLSFGQRKRVVLAGALAMRPAVLLLDEPTAGLDPRGKREMARVIARLAAQGTGIVVCTHDVNFAYEVASEAAILVDGLLESGPAEQVLSDAALMQRAQLELPWAPAVSRLINKPVTEVGDIYKLLGDA, from the coding sequence GTGGCACCTTCACCCATACTTGCGGCCAACGGGCTAAAGTTCTCCCACGATGGGCAATCGGTGCTGCGTGGGGTCGATGTTGTCATCCGGCCGGGGGAGGTCACGGCGCTGTTGGGGCGCAATGGGGCGGGAAAGTCCACGCTGCTGCGGTTGTTGGCTGCCAGCTGGAAACCCCATCAGGGCGAGGTGCTCCTGGACGGACAGCAGGTCTTATATGACCGTACGGGCCGCGATCGGGTGCGGCGCCGGGTCCAGCTGGTGCTCCAGGAACCAGACGATCAGATCTTTGCCACTACGGTCCGCGCGGACGTGTCCTTCGGCCCTGTCAACCAGGGGCTTAGTACCCAAGAGGTGGAGCAGCGGGTGGCGGAAGCCCTGGTGGCCACGGGTATAAGCGAGCTCGCCGAGCGCGTCCCGCATCACCTGTCCTTCGGACAGCGCAAACGGGTGGTCTTGGCCGGTGCGTTGGCCATGCGTCCGGCCGTGTTGCTTCTCGACGAACCTACGGCCGGTCTGGATCCGCGCGGAAAACGCGAAATGGCGCGAGTCATTGCGCGCCTTGCCGCTCAGGGCACGGGGATCGTGGTGTGCACCCACGACGTCAACTTTGCCTATGAAGTAGCCAGCGAGGCCGCCATCTTGGTCGACGGGCTCCTGGAGTCGGGCCCAGCCGAGCAGGTACTTTCCGATGCCGCGCTCATGCAGCGCGCGCAACTTGAGCTTCCCTGGGCACCGGCGGTGTCCAGGTTGATCAACAAGCCTGTCACCGAGGTCGGTGACATCTACAAGCTTCTAGGCGATGCCTAG
- a CDS encoding siderophore ABC transporter substrate-binding protein, which translates to MSVKLPKLIAVLTASAIALTACSSAGGESGSSSASSDSSASATAAFSGTIEIEDNHGTVEVPAGASRIAVTDNRSFEILNQWGITPVAVPKQLVPKTVPDYKNNDDIVDLGNHREPDLEALVAAEPDLIINGQRFTQYYEDIKNLNPDTPIIELEPRDGEPLDSELKRQVTALGEALGKQSEADALIADFDAALERAKNAYNGTDTVMGVNVSGGEIGYVAPSIGRVWGPIFDLLGLKPALEVSEASSNHEGDDISVEAIAESNPTWIFVLDRDASLSTADEEGYTPALDVITNNAALGNVTAVKDGKTILAPADTYTNESIITYTEILNSIADAFEGK; encoded by the coding sequence ATGTCTGTAAAGCTTCCAAAGCTCATCGCTGTCTTGACCGCCTCCGCCATCGCCTTGACCGCCTGCTCCAGCGCCGGCGGCGAGTCCGGATCCTCTAGCGCGAGCTCCGATTCCTCGGCTTCGGCCACCGCTGCCTTTTCGGGAACCATCGAGATCGAGGACAACCACGGCACCGTCGAGGTTCCTGCAGGCGCTTCTCGCATCGCGGTCACCGACAACCGCAGCTTCGAGATCCTTAACCAGTGGGGCATTACTCCGGTGGCCGTGCCGAAGCAGCTGGTTCCCAAGACGGTTCCGGATTACAAGAACAACGATGACATCGTCGACCTAGGCAACCACCGCGAGCCCGACCTCGAGGCCCTCGTTGCCGCCGAGCCGGACCTCATTATCAACGGCCAGCGCTTCACCCAGTACTACGAGGACATCAAGAACCTCAACCCGGACACCCCGATCATCGAGCTCGAGCCGCGCGACGGCGAGCCGCTGGATTCCGAGCTCAAGCGCCAGGTCACCGCCCTCGGCGAGGCGCTCGGCAAGCAGTCCGAAGCCGATGCTCTCATCGCCGACTTCGATGCGGCGCTGGAGCGCGCAAAGAACGCGTACAACGGCACGGATACCGTCATGGGCGTCAACGTCTCCGGCGGTGAGATCGGCTACGTCGCGCCGAGCATTGGTCGCGTGTGGGGCCCGATCTTCGACCTGCTTGGTCTCAAGCCCGCGCTTGAGGTCTCGGAGGCCTCCTCGAACCACGAGGGTGACGACATCTCCGTCGAGGCCATCGCGGAGTCCAACCCGACCTGGATCTTCGTTCTCGACCGCGATGCCTCCCTGTCCACTGCCGACGAGGAAGGCTACACCCCCGCACTCGACGTGATCACCAACAACGCTGCTTTGGGCAACGTCACAGCAGTCAAGGATGGCAAAACCATCCTGGCGCCGGCCGACACCTACACCAACGAGTCCATCATCACCTACACGGAGATCCTCAACTCCATCGCCGACGCTTTCGAAGGCAAGTAG
- a CDS encoding iron chelate uptake ABC transporter family permease subunit, giving the protein MTGEYDIFSGGDGRVMFMNVRIPRTIALVLAGAAMAMSGLVMQLLTQNRFVEPTTTGTTEWAGLGLLFAMIVFPTASVAARMVSAVAFAFVGTMVFFLFLRRVSLRSSLVVPIIGIMLGAVISSLSSFIALKTDTLQTLGVWFQGSFTSVYKGQYEVLWVVLIVVVAVFFYADRLTVAGLGEDFATNVGVNYQRMVLLGTALIAVATGVVTVVVGNLPFVGLIVPNLVSMWRGDDLRSNLPWVCLLGIGIVTASDLLARVVISPFEIPVSVILGVVGAVVFVGLILKGVRRG; this is encoded by the coding sequence ATGACCGGCGAATATGACATCTTCTCCGGCGGCGATGGTCGCGTCATGTTTATGAACGTCCGCATCCCGCGCACCATCGCCCTGGTCTTAGCCGGTGCCGCGATGGCCATGAGCGGGCTTGTCATGCAGCTTCTGACCCAGAACCGCTTCGTGGAACCCACGACCACGGGCACCACCGAGTGGGCGGGCCTAGGCCTACTGTTTGCCATGATCGTCTTCCCCACGGCAAGCGTGGCGGCCCGCATGGTTTCCGCCGTGGCCTTTGCCTTCGTGGGCACGATGGTCTTTTTCCTATTCCTGCGCAGGGTCTCGCTGCGCTCCTCGCTGGTCGTGCCCATCATCGGCATCATGCTCGGCGCGGTGATCAGCTCCCTGTCGAGCTTCATCGCGTTGAAGACCGACACCCTCCAGACCCTGGGCGTGTGGTTCCAGGGCAGCTTCACCTCCGTCTACAAGGGGCAGTACGAGGTGCTGTGGGTCGTGCTCATCGTGGTGGTCGCCGTGTTCTTCTACGCCGACCGACTCACCGTGGCCGGCCTGGGTGAGGACTTCGCTACTAATGTGGGAGTGAATTATCAGCGCATGGTGCTGCTGGGCACCGCCCTGATCGCCGTGGCCACCGGCGTGGTGACAGTGGTGGTGGGCAACCTTCCGTTCGTGGGATTGATCGTGCCTAACCTGGTGAGCATGTGGCGCGGCGATGACCTGCGCTCGAACCTGCCTTGGGTCTGCCTGCTAGGTATCGGCATCGTGACCGCCTCCGACCTGCTCGCGCGCGTGGTCATCTCCCCGTTTGAGATCCCGGTGTCGGTGATCTTGGGCGTGGTCGGCGCCGTCGTCTTCGTTGGCCTGATCCTCAAGGGGGTGCGCCGTGGTTAA
- a CDS encoding MFS transporter — protein sequence MGLVFVSSVIAPLGGITTVIVSRGLQGMGTALIPIAMAQMRHSLPHRRLPGALALLSAMLGIGGGLGIPVGGVLLSWLGWESMFWFAAVMSLMAIAAIWASIPAAPASARGQFDVPGALLLSLGLTALLTAISQGGAWGWASPLTLGCLVAGLTVFVAWVKVEATCASPLVNLRTSATRPILLTNLASILLGLLMFSNLLLTTLELQNPIVQGGFAWASRDAGLAVLPSAASMFAVAPISARLASRYGARTVVATGAAITTAGYVGRLLAAGNGGLVIFWATVVAIGVGIGYAGLPMMIVAHSPAAETGSANVVNALMRSIGMAASSAMVAAITGSLAVSVGDKTVPSATALIVVAVIGVVLGLVATLLSLAARSSKRPGVIAQSQG from the coding sequence GCTTCAGGGGATGGGCACCGCCTTGATTCCTATCGCCATGGCGCAGATGCGCCACAGCCTGCCCCACCGGCGCCTGCCGGGGGCTCTGGCGTTGCTGAGCGCCATGCTGGGCATCGGCGGGGGATTGGGCATCCCCGTCGGCGGAGTGCTTTTGTCCTGGCTTGGGTGGGAATCGATGTTCTGGTTCGCGGCCGTCATGTCCTTGATGGCGATCGCGGCGATCTGGGCTTCTATCCCGGCCGCGCCCGCGTCCGCACGCGGGCAGTTTGACGTCCCTGGGGCGCTGTTGCTCTCCTTGGGTCTCACAGCGTTGCTCACGGCGATCTCTCAAGGTGGCGCGTGGGGATGGGCGAGCCCTCTGACGCTGGGTTGCCTTGTTGCCGGGCTGACCGTGTTCGTGGCCTGGGTGAAGGTGGAGGCCACCTGCGCATCGCCGCTGGTGAACCTGCGCACCTCGGCCACGCGCCCGATCCTATTGACCAATCTGGCATCGATTCTTTTGGGTTTGTTGATGTTTAGCAACCTGCTGTTGACCACCCTTGAGCTGCAGAATCCGATCGTGCAAGGTGGCTTTGCGTGGGCTTCGCGCGATGCCGGACTTGCCGTGCTGCCGTCGGCGGCGTCGATGTTTGCGGTTGCCCCGATAAGCGCCCGCCTGGCCTCGCGTTATGGTGCCCGCACGGTGGTGGCCACAGGTGCCGCGATTACCACGGCTGGTTACGTCGGGCGGTTGCTCGCGGCCGGCAACGGCGGGTTGGTCATCTTCTGGGCGACGGTCGTGGCCATAGGCGTGGGCATCGGCTACGCCGGTTTGCCGATGATGATCGTGGCGCATTCCCCCGCGGCCGAAACAGGCTCCGCCAATGTCGTCAATGCGTTGATGCGCTCGATCGGCATGGCCGCTTCCTCGGCGATGGTCGCTGCGATCACCGGCTCGTTAGCGGTGTCGGTGGGGGACAAAACCGTTCCGTCTGCGACGGCGCTGATCGTCGTCGCGGTGATCGGGGTGGTACTCGGGCTCGTCGCAACACTGCTTTCGCTGGCAGCGCGTTCCTCCAAGCGGCCAGGAGTCATCGCTCAATCTCAGGGCTAG
- a CDS encoding amidohydrolase family protein: MMTQPDTQRTQTLGAPAIDTHAHFFPETYLDFLRDHGRPESEIAIARGLGAGTSRSEIAARLEWMDRAGVASQVIAATPQVPSLPDPTHALHASRLVNDEYARIIDTYPGRFNGYGALPSPHVDEALKEIPRIFDELGFVGVSLPTMTIASKQAGPQFLDEPALDPVWEALNDYHAIVNIHPTGYAACSPMLSGSGLTWVNGAPVEDATAVLQLLKADVVRRFPQVRFHVAHLGGDVPFIAQRIEDNFEDWQAFAHSPLEQLRTMYFGAANFHEPSLILAAKTFGATQLLAGSDFPYFQREKYLRAFDYIRGSRLSPEDIEVVLSGNAARLYGY, from the coding sequence ATGATGACCCAGCCTGACACACAACGGACACAGACACTAGGCGCCCCGGCCATTGACACCCACGCCCATTTCTTCCCGGAGACTTACCTGGACTTCCTGCGCGATCATGGCCGCCCGGAGTCGGAGATCGCCATCGCGCGCGGGCTCGGCGCGGGAACGAGTAGGAGCGAGATCGCCGCGCGCCTGGAGTGGATGGATCGCGCGGGCGTGGCCTCCCAGGTCATCGCCGCAACCCCGCAGGTACCCAGCTTGCCGGATCCCACGCATGCGCTTCACGCATCGCGTTTGGTCAACGACGAATACGCGCGCATCATCGACACCTACCCAGGCCGGTTCAATGGCTATGGTGCGTTGCCGTCGCCGCACGTGGACGAAGCGCTGAAGGAGATCCCACGCATCTTCGACGAACTGGGCTTTGTTGGTGTTTCTCTCCCGACGATGACGATAGCGAGTAAGCAGGCCGGGCCGCAGTTTCTCGACGAGCCCGCGCTCGACCCCGTTTGGGAGGCACTCAATGACTATCACGCGATCGTGAATATCCACCCCACCGGGTACGCGGCCTGCTCGCCGATGCTATCCGGCTCTGGTCTGACCTGGGTCAATGGTGCCCCGGTCGAGGATGCCACGGCCGTCTTGCAGCTGCTGAAGGCCGATGTTGTACGGCGCTTCCCGCAGGTGCGATTCCATGTGGCTCATTTGGGTGGTGACGTGCCCTTTATCGCGCAGCGCATAGAGGACAACTTCGAGGATTGGCAGGCATTCGCGCACTCACCGCTGGAGCAATTGCGCACGATGTATTTCGGTGCGGCCAACTTTCACGAGCCCTCACTCATCCTCGCGGCGAAGACCTTCGGCGCCACGCAGCTGCTTGCGGGTTCTGATTTCCCCTATTTTCAGCGCGAGAAATACCTCCGCGCCTTCGATTACATTCGTGGCTCGCGCCTGTCCCCGGAAGACATAGAGGTGGTGCTTTCGGGCAATGCCGCACGCTTGTACGGGTACTAG
- a CDS encoding dihydrofolate reductase family protein: MARPLIVTAFISADGVMEAPGGEPGYRNSGWTFTDIDFVPEAYEIKGTEQAEAGALLLGRTSYEAFAPVWPKMEEFAEYNAMPRYVVSTTLIKADPGWDATILRGVDEVAALKEQDGGPILVHGSATLGAALADAGLVDRYHLLVFPVLLGAGKRLFSEADKDKQRLKLVESQAYSNGIIKVVYDVLSSEAIAPHPQRLRE; this comes from the coding sequence ATGGCGCGACCGTTAATTGTTACCGCCTTCATTTCCGCCGATGGCGTCATGGAAGCCCCTGGCGGCGAGCCGGGCTACCGGAATTCGGGCTGGACCTTCACAGACATCGATTTCGTGCCCGAGGCCTACGAGATCAAGGGCACCGAGCAGGCGGAGGCGGGTGCGTTGCTATTGGGGCGCACCTCCTATGAGGCCTTCGCCCCGGTGTGGCCGAAGATGGAGGAGTTCGCCGAATACAACGCCATGCCCCGCTACGTGGTGAGCACCACGTTGATCAAGGCCGACCCCGGCTGGGACGCCACCATCCTGCGCGGCGTCGATGAGGTCGCAGCGCTTAAGGAGCAAGACGGCGGCCCCATCCTCGTCCACGGCTCGGCCACCCTCGGCGCCGCGCTTGCCGACGCGGGTCTGGTCGATCGCTATCACCTGTTGGTCTTCCCCGTCCTGCTGGGCGCGGGCAAGCGCCTGTTTAGCGAGGCCGACAAGGACAAGCAGCGCCTGAAGCTGGTGGAGTCGCAGGCCTACTCCAACGGCATCATCAAGGTCGTCTACGACGTGCTCAGCAGTGAGGCAATCGCCCCGCATCCGCAACGCTTGCGGGAGTAA
- a CDS encoding energy-coupling factor ABC transporter substrate-binding protein, with translation MNTQKFSRKGNWVTIGLIVLVLVIAAFPMFFNLGDPAVEEAFGGTDAAAESIIVEQDPDYEPWFDPIVGELPGEVESGLFALQAALGAGALGYVLGVYRGRRKAEQRQAQAAETREEDAF, from the coding sequence ATGAATACGCAGAAGTTTTCGCGCAAGGGGAATTGGGTCACCATCGGTCTCATCGTCCTGGTGCTGGTCATCGCCGCTTTTCCGATGTTTTTCAACCTCGGCGATCCGGCGGTGGAGGAGGCCTTCGGCGGCACCGACGCCGCCGCGGAGTCGATCATTGTCGAACAAGACCCGGACTATGAGCCGTGGTTCGATCCGATCGTGGGCGAGCTGCCCGGGGAGGTGGAGTCCGGCCTCTTCGCGCTCCAGGCCGCCCTCGGCGCGGGCGCGTTGGGGTATGTGCTGGGCGTGTACCGTGGCCGTCGGAAAGCAGAACAACGCCAAGCGCAGGCAGCCGAAACCCGGGAAGAAGACGCTTTCTAG